Proteins from a single region of Nocardioides anomalus:
- the miaB gene encoding tRNA (N6-isopentenyl adenosine(37)-C2)-methylthiotransferase MiaB, whose protein sequence is MRTYEVRTYGCQMNVHDSERLSGLLEDAGYARAGEGEDADVVVFNTCAVRENADNKLYGNLGHLAPKKAARPGMQIAVGGCLAQKDRATITQRAPWVDVVFGTHNIGSLPALLERARVQEEAQVEILESLEVFPSTLPTRRESAYAAWVSVSVGCNNTCTFCIVPSLRGKEKDRRPGEILAEVEALVAEGVSEVTLLGQNVNAYGVEFGDRQAFSKLLRACGDVDGLERVRFTSPHPAEFTDDVIAAMAETPNVMPSLHMPLQSGSDKVLRDMRRSYRQARFLGIIDRVRAAIPDAAITTDIIVGFPGETEEDFRQTLHVVEQARFSGAFTFQYSKRPGTPAAVLEDQVAPEVVKDRYERLAALVNDVAWAENTRQVGRTLDVMVAEGEGRKDAATHRLSGRAPDNRLVHFQAPEAEVRPGDVATVEVTYAAPHHLVADRVLGVRRTRSGDAWAARTSEPTEPTIGLGMPSVGVPAPLPAANACG, encoded by the coding sequence ATGCGCACCTACGAGGTCCGCACCTACGGGTGCCAGATGAACGTCCACGACTCCGAGCGGCTGAGCGGGCTGCTCGAGGACGCGGGCTACGCGCGCGCGGGCGAGGGCGAGGACGCCGACGTCGTGGTCTTCAACACCTGCGCGGTGCGGGAGAACGCCGACAACAAGCTCTACGGCAACCTCGGCCACCTGGCGCCGAAGAAGGCCGCGCGTCCGGGGATGCAGATCGCGGTCGGCGGCTGCCTGGCCCAGAAGGACCGGGCCACGATCACGCAGAGGGCGCCGTGGGTCGACGTGGTCTTCGGGACCCACAACATCGGGTCACTGCCGGCACTGCTGGAGCGGGCGCGGGTGCAGGAGGAGGCGCAGGTCGAGATCCTCGAGTCGCTCGAGGTCTTCCCGTCCACGCTGCCGACGCGCCGCGAGTCGGCGTACGCGGCGTGGGTGTCGGTGAGCGTGGGGTGCAACAACACGTGCACGTTCTGCATCGTGCCGAGCCTGCGTGGCAAGGAGAAGGACCGGCGACCGGGCGAGATCCTGGCCGAGGTCGAGGCGCTGGTGGCCGAGGGCGTCAGCGAGGTGACGCTGCTGGGCCAGAACGTCAACGCCTACGGCGTGGAGTTCGGCGACCGGCAGGCCTTCAGCAAGCTGCTGCGGGCGTGCGGGGACGTCGACGGGCTCGAGCGGGTGCGCTTCACCAGCCCCCACCCTGCGGAGTTCACCGACGACGTCATCGCGGCGATGGCCGAGACGCCGAACGTGATGCCGAGCCTGCACATGCCGCTGCAGTCCGGCTCCGACAAGGTGCTGCGGGACATGCGCCGGTCCTACCGGCAGGCCAGGTTCCTCGGGATCATCGACCGGGTCCGCGCGGCGATCCCGGACGCCGCGATCACCACCGACATCATCGTGGGCTTCCCCGGCGAGACCGAGGAGGACTTCCGGCAGACGCTGCACGTGGTGGAGCAGGCGCGGTTCAGCGGCGCCTTCACCTTCCAGTACTCCAAGCGCCCCGGCACCCCCGCCGCCGTCCTCGAGGACCAGGTGGCGCCGGAGGTGGTCAAGGACCGGTACGAGCGCCTGGCCGCACTGGTCAACGACGTCGCCTGGGCCGAGAACACGCGCCAGGTCGGCCGCACCCTCGACGTCATGGTGGCCGAGGGCGAGGGCCGCAAGGACGCCGCCACCCACCGCCTCTCGGGCCGCGCGCCGGACAACCGGCTCGTGCACTTCCAGGCGCCCGAGGCCGAGGTCCGCCCCGGCGACGTGGCCACCGTCGAGGTCACCTACGCCGCGCCGCACCACCTGGTAGCGGACCGCGTGCTCGGCGTACGCCGCACGCGCAGCGGCGACGCCTGGGCGGCTCGCACGAGCGAGCCGACGGAGCCCACCATCGGCCTGGGCATGCCGAGCGTCGGCGTACCGGCGCCACTGCCCGCCGCGAACGCCTGCGGCTAG
- a CDS encoding metal-sensing transcriptional repressor codes for MLEEGRDLQEIVNQLKAVSRALDRAGFAIIAAELRESARQGAVSDEDLDQLERFFLSLA; via the coding sequence ATGCTCGAAGAGGGTCGGGACCTCCAGGAGATCGTCAACCAGCTCAAGGCGGTCTCGCGCGCACTGGACCGCGCCGGGTTCGCCATCATCGCCGCCGAGCTGCGCGAGTCTGCGCGACAAGGGGCGGTGAGCGACGAGGACCTGGACCAGCTGGAGCGGTTCTTCCTCTCGCTCGCCTGA
- a CDS encoding antitoxin produces MGFLDNAKDKLKKAVDDHGDKISDGIDKAADVASKKTGGKYDDKIVTGTDKLKDGLDKLDGKDDDLR; encoded by the coding sequence ATGGGCTTCCTGGACAACGCCAAGGACAAGCTGAAGAAGGCCGTGGACGACCACGGCGACAAGATCTCGGACGGGATCGACAAGGCCGCGGACGTGGCCAGCAAGAAGACCGGCGGGAAGTACGACGACAAGATCGTCACCGGCACCGACAAGCTCAAGGACGGGCTGGACAAGCTCGACGGCAAGGACGACGACCTCCGGTGA
- a CDS encoding NUDIX domain-containing protein — MQTVVLGALVRDDRLLLALRRADKAAYPGVWDLPGGVVEAGESEPDALARELREELGVRIATGSHLVSLVAAPAGEPVTLSAWLVREWVGTPTNTAPEEHDDLAWVALDALPPPVHPPVRAALLSALRDGR, encoded by the coding sequence GTGCAGACGGTCGTGCTCGGCGCCCTGGTCCGCGACGACCGGCTCCTGCTCGCGCTGCGCCGGGCGGACAAGGCCGCCTACCCCGGCGTCTGGGACCTCCCCGGCGGCGTGGTCGAGGCCGGCGAGTCCGAGCCGGACGCCCTGGCCCGCGAGCTGCGCGAGGAGCTCGGCGTGCGCATCGCGACCGGCTCCCACCTCGTGAGCCTCGTGGCGGCCCCGGCCGGCGAGCCCGTGACGCTCAGCGCCTGGCTGGTGCGCGAGTGGGTCGGTACGCCGACCAACACCGCGCCCGAGGAGCACGACGACCTGGCCTGGGTCGCCCTGGACGCCCTGCCGCCGCCCGTGCACCCGCCCGTCCGCGCCGCGCTGCTCAGCGCCCTGCGCGACGGCCGTTAG
- a CDS encoding TIGR03857 family LLM class F420-dependent oxidoreductase, with the protein MSELACYGLAGHTDQPADLLAEVRRAEELGLGSVFLSERFNVKDAGVLAGAAAAATTRLGIATAATNHNTRHPLVTATLATTMHRLSGGRYALGLGRGFDLLFDLMGLPRVTGAQLEDAIGIYRRLWRGEAFGHDGPAGRYPYLSQDASLNEDVPVLLMAIGDRSLELAGRVADGVVLHTFLTDETLARAVRTVRASAERAGRDPASVRVWSVLATVSDEVAEEQRLRKLVGRLATYLQGYGAVLVRANGWDPAALERFRADPLVQGYSGAFDAVGTVEQLTHLRDVLPAEWLAASATGSPEQCAARIQDQLDAGADSVVLHGATPTELAPVLSAWRTRRPAGLDALPANPGKL; encoded by the coding sequence ATGTCCGAGTTGGCCTGCTACGGCCTGGCCGGGCACACCGACCAGCCGGCCGACCTGCTGGCCGAGGTGCGGCGGGCCGAAGAGCTGGGCCTGGGCTCGGTGTTCTTGTCCGAGCGCTTCAACGTCAAGGACGCGGGCGTGCTGGCCGGCGCGGCCGCCGCGGCCACGACCCGGTTGGGCATCGCCACAGCGGCGACCAACCACAACACCCGCCACCCGCTGGTCACCGCCACGCTGGCCACCACGATGCACCGGCTGAGCGGCGGGCGGTACGCACTCGGCCTCGGTCGCGGCTTCGACCTGCTCTTCGACCTCATGGGCCTGCCGCGGGTGACCGGCGCGCAGCTCGAGGACGCGATCGGGATCTACCGGCGCCTGTGGCGCGGCGAGGCGTTCGGCCACGACGGTCCGGCCGGCCGCTACCCCTACCTGAGTCAGGACGCGTCCTTGAACGAGGACGTCCCGGTGCTGCTGATGGCCATCGGCGACCGCAGCCTGGAGCTGGCGGGCCGGGTGGCCGACGGCGTCGTGCTGCACACGTTCCTCACCGACGAGACCTTGGCCCGCGCCGTGCGCACGGTCCGCGCCAGCGCCGAGCGCGCGGGCCGTGACCCGGCGAGCGTCCGGGTCTGGTCGGTGCTGGCCACGGTGAGCGACGAGGTGGCCGAGGAGCAGCGGCTGCGCAAGCTGGTCGGCCGGCTCGCGACGTACCTGCAGGGGTACGGCGCGGTGCTGGTCCGCGCCAACGGCTGGGACCCGGCGGCCCTCGAGCGGTTCCGCGCCGACCCGCTCGTCCAGGGCTACTCCGGCGCGTTCGACGCCGTCGGCACGGTCGAGCAGCTGACCCACCTGCGCGACGTGCTGCCTGCGGAGTGGCTGGCGGCCAGCGCGACCGGGAGCCCCGAGCAGTGCGCGGCCCGCATCCAGGACCAGCTGGACGCCGGCGCGGACAGCGTCGTGCTGCACGGCGCGACCCCGACCGAGCTCGCGCCGGTGCTGAGCGCATGGCGCACGAGGAGGCCGGCGGGGCTCGACGCCCTGCCGGCCAACCCGGGCAAGCTCTGA
- a CDS encoding alpha/beta fold hydrolase — translation MTAAFPVAADGDGPPLLCLHGGPGLSDYLADLGEETAGWRRISYTQRGLAPSPTDGPFTLAQHVADAITVLDDLGLDEAVVLGHSWGGFLAALLAAEHPDRVRGLLLVDPLGVVGDGGFGRFAEQMLARTPDEDRRRADELDRRAMAGQGTEADAVESLRLVWPAYFADPPTAPPMPDLRLGLAAYSATLEEVLALLASGELPARAAACDQPVEVLYGLGSPFPVESALDTAAAFAQGRATGVPDAGHFPWLEQPGCVAEALHRLAQRL, via the coding sequence GTGACTGCTGCGTTCCCGGTGGCCGCCGACGGCGACGGGCCTCCGCTCCTCTGCCTGCACGGAGGCCCGGGACTCTCGGACTACCTGGCCGACCTGGGCGAGGAGACGGCCGGGTGGCGGCGCATCAGCTACACCCAGCGCGGCCTCGCGCCGTCACCGACCGACGGGCCGTTCACCCTCGCCCAGCACGTGGCCGACGCGATCACCGTGCTCGACGACCTCGGCCTCGACGAGGCGGTCGTCCTGGGCCACAGCTGGGGCGGCTTCCTCGCGGCGCTGCTGGCCGCGGAACACCCCGACCGGGTCCGTGGGCTGCTGCTGGTCGACCCGCTCGGGGTGGTCGGCGACGGCGGCTTCGGCCGCTTCGCCGAGCAGATGCTGGCCCGCACGCCCGACGAGGACCGCCGGCGCGCCGACGAGCTCGACCGGCGGGCGATGGCCGGCCAGGGCACCGAGGCGGACGCCGTCGAGTCGCTGCGCCTCGTGTGGCCGGCCTACTTCGCCGACCCGCCGACCGCCCCGCCGATGCCGGACCTCCGGCTCGGCCTCGCGGCGTACAGCGCGACGCTCGAGGAGGTCCTGGCCCTGCTGGCCTCGGGCGAGCTGCCGGCGCGCGCCGCGGCCTGTGACCAGCCGGTCGAGGTCCTCTACGGCCTCGGCAGCCCGTTCCCGGTCGAGAGCGCGCTCGACACCGCGGCGGCGTTCGCCCAGGGCCGCGCGACCGGCGTGCCCGACGCCGGGCACTTCCCGTGGCTCGAGCAGCCGGGCTGTGTGGCCGAGGCGCTGCACCGCCTCGCCCAGCGACTCTGA
- a CDS encoding hotdog fold domain-containing protein, with protein sequence MSQVLSLWRRCASVPVVGVRVFSLAFAQKAPYFASIRPRFTVIEPDRAELVIPDRRRVHNHLGTVHAIALCNGLEAAMGALAEATIPPSKRWIPKGMTVSYTAKAQGDITCIAETEPAQWAGDDPDLPVRVRGVDRDGQVVIEGVINLWVTEKKARPAESAAAAGAAR encoded by the coding sequence ATGAGCCAGGTCCTCTCGCTGTGGCGCCGGTGCGCGTCGGTCCCGGTCGTCGGCGTGCGGGTGTTCTCGCTGGCCTTCGCCCAGAAGGCGCCGTACTTCGCCTCGATCCGGCCCCGCTTCACCGTCATCGAGCCCGATCGCGCCGAGCTGGTCATCCCCGACCGCCGCCGGGTGCACAACCACCTCGGGACCGTCCACGCCATCGCGCTGTGCAACGGCCTCGAGGCGGCCATGGGCGCGCTGGCCGAGGCGACCATCCCGCCCAGCAAGCGCTGGATCCCCAAGGGGATGACGGTCAGCTACACGGCCAAGGCCCAGGGCGACATCACCTGCATCGCCGAGACCGAGCCCGCGCAGTGGGCCGGCGACGACCCCGACCTCCCCGTCCGCGTCCGCGGCGTGGACCGCGACGGCCAGGTCGTGATCGAGGGCGTGATCAACCTCTGGGTCACCGAGAAGAAGGCGCGCCCGGCGGAGTCGGCGGCCGCGGCCGGCGCTGCGCGCTGA
- a CDS encoding MarR family winged helix-turn-helix transcriptional regulator — MRDEVDELSEAWARERPDLDLRPVAVFSRISRLARHLDLARREAFTAHAIEPWEFDVLAALRRAGEPYELSPGRLLRATLVTSGTMTNRIDRLAERGLVERHPDPDDRRGVIVRLTREGKAAVDGAFTALVEAEAVFLGELPPTQQRELAGLLRQLLVPFGS; from the coding sequence GTGCGGGACGAGGTCGACGAGCTGTCCGAGGCGTGGGCGCGGGAGCGCCCCGACCTCGACCTGCGGCCGGTCGCCGTCTTCAGCCGGATCTCCCGCCTGGCCCGCCACCTCGACCTGGCCCGGCGCGAGGCGTTCACGGCGCACGCGATCGAGCCGTGGGAGTTCGACGTGCTGGCCGCGCTGCGACGGGCCGGGGAGCCGTACGAGCTGTCGCCCGGCCGGCTGCTCCGCGCCACCCTGGTGACCAGCGGGACCATGACCAACCGCATCGACCGGCTGGCCGAGCGCGGGCTGGTCGAGCGGCACCCCGACCCCGACGACCGCCGCGGCGTGATCGTCCGGCTGACCCGCGAGGGCAAGGCCGCGGTCGACGGGGCGTTCACGGCACTGGTCGAGGCCGAGGCGGTGTTCCTGGGCGAGCTGCCGCCGACCCAGCAGAGGGAGCTGGCCGGGCTGCTGCGCCAGCTGCTGGTCCCCTTCGGCAGCTAG
- the rsmA gene encoding 16S rRNA (adenine(1518)-N(6)/adenine(1519)-N(6))-dimethyltransferase RsmA, translated as MVEAEVRLLGAADVRRLAAELDLRPTKQRGQNFVIDANTVRRIVRESGVGPDDVVVEVGPGLGSLTLALLEVAARVVAIEVDDLLAPRLAQTVAELAPSRADALEVVHADALRVPGVPGPPPTALVANLPYNVSVPVLLHLLSVLPSLERGLVMVQAEVADRLAAPPGSRTYGVPSVKAAWYADVRRAGAVGRNVFWPAPNVDSGLVAWARREPPATTATREQVFAVVDAAFAQRRKQLRSALSGLAGSGAAAETALRAAGVDPTARGEVLDVTAFARIAESLPRETFA; from the coding sequence GTGGTCGAGGCGGAGGTGCGTCTGCTCGGGGCCGCCGACGTCCGTCGGCTCGCCGCCGAGCTCGACCTCCGCCCGACCAAGCAGCGGGGCCAGAACTTCGTCATCGACGCCAACACCGTGCGTCGCATCGTCCGTGAGTCCGGGGTCGGCCCCGACGACGTCGTCGTCGAGGTCGGCCCCGGACTCGGTTCGCTGACCCTCGCCCTGCTCGAGGTGGCCGCCCGCGTGGTGGCGATCGAGGTCGACGACCTGCTCGCACCGCGCCTGGCCCAGACCGTCGCCGAGCTGGCGCCCTCCCGGGCCGACGCGCTCGAGGTCGTGCACGCCGACGCGCTCCGCGTGCCCGGCGTACCGGGGCCGCCGCCGACCGCCCTGGTCGCCAACCTGCCCTACAACGTCTCGGTGCCGGTGCTGCTGCACCTGCTGAGCGTCCTGCCGTCGCTGGAGCGCGGGCTGGTCATGGTCCAGGCCGAAGTGGCCGACCGGCTGGCCGCCCCGCCCGGCTCGCGGACCTACGGCGTGCCGTCGGTCAAGGCCGCCTGGTACGCCGACGTGCGCCGGGCCGGCGCGGTCGGGCGCAACGTGTTCTGGCCGGCGCCCAACGTCGACTCCGGGCTCGTGGCCTGGGCCCGGCGCGAGCCACCGGCCACCACCGCGACGCGCGAGCAGGTCTTCGCGGTCGTGGACGCCGCCTTCGCGCAGCGCCGCAAGCAGCTGCGCTCGGCCCTGAGCGGACTGGCCGGCTCCGGCGCGGCGGCCGAGACCGCGCTGCGGGCGGCCGGCGTCGACCCCACCGCGCGCGGCGAGGTGCTCGACGTGACGGCGTTCGCCCGGATCGCGGAGTCGCTGCCCCGGGAGACGTTCGCGTGA
- a CDS encoding 4-(cytidine 5'-diphospho)-2-C-methyl-D-erythritol kinase, which produces MSLTVRAPAKINLHLGVGAPRPDGFHPLVTVYQAVGLYDDVTVEPSPGWTLGVSVPEWIDADAVPVTGANIVDRAARLLAAHHGVEAHAGVSVAKAIPVAGGMAGGSADAAAALVALDRLWELQTPDDDLLRLAAELGSDVPFALLGGTALGTGRGELVEPVPDPATWWWVVVPSTEGLSTPAVYRRFDELAPDAPDEPAGAGTLLQALESGDPEVLAGALHNDLEGPALDLRPDLADVLEEGEEAGALRGMLSGSGPTCLFLAESADAAREVAGALAARHEVVLVTHGPVAGAHVVTYG; this is translated from the coding sequence GTGAGCCTCACCGTGCGCGCGCCGGCCAAGATCAACCTCCACCTCGGCGTGGGGGCTCCGCGGCCGGACGGCTTCCACCCGCTGGTCACCGTCTACCAGGCCGTCGGCCTCTACGACGACGTCACTGTCGAGCCCTCGCCCGGCTGGACGCTGGGCGTGAGCGTCCCGGAGTGGATCGACGCGGACGCCGTACCCGTCACCGGCGCCAACATCGTGGACCGCGCCGCGCGCCTGCTGGCCGCCCACCACGGGGTCGAGGCGCACGCCGGCGTCTCGGTGGCCAAGGCCATCCCGGTCGCTGGCGGCATGGCCGGCGGCTCGGCCGACGCCGCGGCCGCCCTGGTGGCGCTGGACCGGCTGTGGGAGCTGCAGACCCCCGACGACGACCTGCTGCGGCTGGCGGCCGAGCTGGGCAGTGACGTGCCGTTCGCGCTCCTCGGCGGCACAGCCCTCGGCACCGGACGCGGCGAGCTCGTGGAGCCGGTGCCCGACCCCGCGACCTGGTGGTGGGTGGTCGTGCCGTCGACCGAGGGGCTGTCCACGCCGGCGGTCTACCGCCGCTTCGACGAGCTGGCCCCGGATGCCCCCGACGAGCCGGCAGGGGCCGGCACGCTGCTGCAGGCGCTGGAGTCCGGCGACCCGGAGGTGCTCGCCGGGGCGCTCCACAACGACCTCGAGGGCCCGGCCCTCGACCTGCGTCCCGACCTCGCGGACGTGCTCGAGGAGGGCGAGGAGGCCGGCGCGCTGCGCGGGATGCTCTCCGGCTCGGGTCCGACCTGCCTGTTCCTGGCCGAGAGCGCGGACGCCGCCCGCGAGGTGGCGGGGGCGCTCGCCGCGCGGCACGAGGTCGTCCTGGTCACCCACGGCCCGGTGGCCGGCGCACACGTGGTGACCTATGGCTGA
- a CDS encoding NUDIX domain-containing protein, giving the protein MSPLDRFVVVPAAYVFLLRDGVTGPEVLLQLRQGTGFMDGHWAAAAAGHVERGETAVDAARREAREEIGVDDLVLEFLTSMQRTRGGEPIDERIDFFFSARSWSGTPRIVEQAKAADLGWFPLSALPDPVVPHERRVLQGLIEGGLPPYTTNGFGDDDD; this is encoded by the coding sequence GTGAGCCCGCTGGACCGCTTCGTCGTCGTGCCGGCGGCCTACGTGTTCCTGCTGCGCGACGGGGTGACCGGTCCCGAGGTGCTGCTCCAGCTGCGCCAGGGCACGGGCTTCATGGACGGCCACTGGGCCGCCGCGGCAGCGGGGCACGTCGAGAGGGGCGAGACGGCCGTCGACGCCGCCCGGCGCGAGGCGCGCGAGGAGATCGGCGTCGACGACCTGGTGCTGGAGTTCCTGACCTCGATGCAGCGCACCCGCGGCGGCGAGCCGATCGACGAGCGCATCGACTTCTTCTTCAGCGCCCGGTCGTGGTCCGGCACGCCCCGGATCGTGGAGCAGGCCAAGGCGGCCGACCTGGGGTGGTTCCCGCTCTCGGCGCTGCCGGACCCGGTGGTGCCGCACGAGCGGCGGGTGCTCCAGGGCCTCATCGAGGGCGGACTGCCGCCGTACACCACCAACGGATTCGGAGACGACGATGACTGA
- a CDS encoding VOC family protein, giving the protein MAKPPELAGRGGVWFRGFDDTGAVVAEVHVGVEEPFAPARKAHPAFVLDSVADLEEVAARLTGLGHPVDRGEWASFPGYCRVHTGDGVGNRVEILADLPGRRPEP; this is encoded by the coding sequence GTGGCCAAGCCGCCCGAGCTGGCCGGGCGGGGCGGGGTGTGGTTCCGCGGGTTCGACGACACCGGCGCGGTCGTCGCGGAGGTGCACGTGGGCGTCGAGGAGCCGTTCGCGCCGGCCCGCAAGGCGCACCCGGCGTTCGTCCTCGACTCGGTCGCGGACCTCGAGGAGGTGGCCGCCCGGCTGACCGGCCTGGGCCACCCGGTGGACCGTGGTGAGTGGGCGAGCTTCCCGGGGTACTGCAGAGTGCACACGGGGGACGGGGTCGGCAACCGGGTGGAAATCCTCGCTGACCTGCCAGGACGTCGCCCGGAACCGTAA
- a CDS encoding ABC-F family ATP-binding cassette domain-containing protein produces the protein MADGRTNLLNLERVSKAFGVRPLLADVSLGVGAGERIGVVGRNGDGKTTLLNVMTGLEEPDEGRVSRQRGLLVGYLRQGDDLVDTHTVREAVLGGREDHEWAADARTREVVEVLLAGVSLDRAIAGLSGGERRRCSLAALLLDDHDLVVLDEPTNHLDVEAVAWLADHLTRRTSALVVVTHDRWFLDEVSQWTWEVHDGAVDVYEGGYASYVLAQAERQRQAAATEVRRRNLVRKELAWLRRGPPARTSKPKFRIDAANQLIEDVPEPRNRFELQRFATQRLGKDVIDLEDVDLRRGERVLLSHATWRLGPGDRVGLVGVNGAGKTSVLNLVAGELTPSAGRVRQGRTVALAHLTQQLDDLDPTGRVLETVESIRRVTRTADGEITATSMLERFGFTGDRLTARIGDLSGGERRRFQLLRLLLTEPNVLLLDEPTNDLDIETLTVLEDFLDGWPGTLVVVSHDRYFLERTVDSVWALLDDGKVSMLPRGVEEYLERRRAALAVEDRALAAEAAPEAAKASRGSAEEREARKALARIDRQLERVAAREAELNAAVVAAGQDYERLTVLGAQLQEVAAERDTLELEWLDAAEVLE, from the coding sequence ATGGCTGACGGCCGCACCAACCTGCTCAACCTGGAGCGGGTCTCCAAGGCCTTCGGCGTCCGCCCGCTCCTCGCCGACGTCTCGCTCGGCGTCGGCGCGGGCGAGCGGATCGGCGTCGTCGGGCGCAACGGCGACGGCAAGACCACGCTGCTCAACGTGATGACCGGACTCGAGGAGCCCGACGAGGGCCGGGTGTCGCGCCAGCGCGGGCTGCTGGTCGGCTACCTGCGCCAGGGCGACGACCTGGTGGACACCCACACCGTGCGCGAGGCCGTGCTCGGCGGCCGCGAGGACCACGAGTGGGCGGCCGACGCGCGGACCCGCGAGGTGGTCGAGGTGCTGCTGGCCGGGGTATCGCTGGACCGCGCGATCGCCGGGCTCTCCGGCGGCGAGCGGCGGCGCTGCTCCCTGGCCGCCCTGCTGCTCGACGACCACGACCTCGTGGTGCTGGACGAGCCCACCAACCACCTCGACGTCGAGGCCGTCGCCTGGCTGGCCGACCACCTCACCCGGCGCACGTCGGCGCTCGTCGTCGTCACCCACGACCGGTGGTTCCTCGACGAGGTGAGCCAGTGGACCTGGGAGGTCCACGACGGCGCCGTCGACGTCTACGAGGGCGGCTACGCGTCGTACGTCCTGGCCCAGGCCGAGCGCCAGCGCCAGGCCGCGGCCACCGAGGTGCGCCGGCGCAACCTGGTCCGCAAGGAGTTGGCCTGGCTGCGCCGCGGGCCGCCGGCGCGGACCTCGAAGCCGAAGTTCCGCATCGACGCGGCCAACCAGCTCATCGAGGACGTGCCCGAGCCGCGCAACCGCTTCGAGCTCCAGCGCTTCGCCACGCAGCGGCTGGGCAAGGACGTCATCGACCTGGAGGACGTGGACCTGCGCCGCGGGGAGCGGGTGCTGCTGTCGCACGCGACCTGGCGGCTCGGTCCCGGCGACCGGGTCGGTCTGGTCGGCGTGAACGGCGCGGGCAAGACGTCGGTGCTCAACCTGGTCGCCGGCGAGCTCACCCCGTCGGCCGGTCGGGTCCGCCAGGGGCGCACGGTCGCACTGGCGCACCTGACCCAGCAGCTCGACGACCTCGACCCCACCGGCCGGGTGCTCGAGACGGTCGAGTCGATCCGGCGGGTCACGCGCACCGCGGACGGCGAGATCACCGCGACCTCGATGCTGGAGCGGTTCGGGTTCACCGGCGACCGGCTCACCGCGCGCATCGGCGACCTCTCCGGTGGCGAGCGTCGCCGCTTCCAGCTGCTCCGCCTGCTGCTCACCGAACCCAACGTGCTGCTCCTCGACGAGCCCACCAACGACCTCGACATCGAGACGCTCACGGTGCTCGAGGACTTCCTCGACGGCTGGCCGGGGACGCTCGTCGTGGTCAGCCACGACCGGTACTTCCTCGAGCGCACCGTCGACTCGGTCTGGGCGCTGCTCGACGACGGCAAGGTCTCGATGCTGCCGCGCGGCGTCGAGGAGTACCTCGAGCGCCGCCGTGCCGCGCTCGCCGTCGAGGACCGGGCGCTGGCCGCGGAGGCGGCCCCCGAGGCGGCCAAGGCCTCCCGCGGCTCGGCGGAGGAGCGCGAGGCCCGCAAGGCGCTGGCCCGCATCGACCGCCAGCTCGAGCGGGTCGCGGCCCGCGAGGCGGAGCTGAACGCCGCGGTGGTGGCCGCCGGCCAGGACTACGAGCGGCTCACGGTCCTCGGCGCCCAGCTCCAGGAGGTCGCCGCCGAGCGGGACACGCTCGAGCTCGAGTGGCTCGACGCGGCCGAGGTCCTGGAGTAG